One Pomacea canaliculata isolate SZHN2017 linkage group LG9, ASM307304v1, whole genome shotgun sequence DNA segment encodes these proteins:
- the LOC112572243 gene encoding uncharacterized protein LOC112572243 isoform X1, which produces MLFQLLYIFISARIFLTVISASIQWNPHIHWTALPNGTAYISIEPLFPGAARYNVCMRHVISCYGSVSEFEKHDNSIVFVVNKLIVQLSYDIWVMPLDIYGDDLLDKYRFHTHVTISPPVLAELEALSELATETEATPTSGATDKPNIFNSHVTIAVATLLSVVVLGVLITVAFKKGYIQKVNVRFPRVCCYRHQTVDILLLYIHKENSPFTSLVKAHSDHLNSYVSCNFVDTKDIRQNPNPSEWLASQMKNCHVLVYVSPLMRRYLLNEEPFSNNAYHTTVVETVKNLTSPDMLKGRTRKAFILPGCFDGDAEAARKLAKRFKLPCHLVVQQKKPGPDHEVELNSSCELLHQILGTRMCPCLTCFACVDSTATTEALLDAVQELSLDETLVRENQQSGELPVHLANPEQVPFLDASMSGLGFFSSPDSPYVSIGVDEPNEANFPYEDDKDKDSVSFIQPEDIRFSLGSQLSLENVEENLGRLNRKNDW; this is translated from the exons ATGCTTTTTCAACtgttatacatatttatttcagcACGTATCTTTCTGACTGTCATTTCGG CTTCCATACAGTGGAATCCCCATATTCACTGGACGGCACTTCCAAATGGCACAGCCTACATTTCCATCGAACCCTTGTTTCCTGGTGCGGCACGATACAATGTTTGCATGAGGCATGTTATATCTTGCTACGGAAGCGTTTCAGAATTTGAA AAACATGACAACAGTATTGTATTTGTGGTCAACAAGCTTATTGTCCAATTGTCCTATGATATATGG GTGATGCCACTGGACATATATGGCGATGATTTACTTGATAAATACAGGTTCCATACACATGTGACCATTTCACCTCCAGTGCTAGCAG AGCTAGAGGCTCTTTCAGAGCTAGCAACTGAAACTGAAGCCACTCCTACTTCTGGAGCCACAGATAAACCAAACATCTTTAATTCCCATGTTACCATAGCAGTGGCAACTCTTCTGTCAGTGGTGGTTCTTGGTGTGCTTATCACAGTTGCTTttaagaaag GTTATATTCAAAAGGTGAACGTTAGATTTCCTCGGGTTTGCTGCTACAGACACCAAACTGTAG ACATTCTCCTTTTGTATATACATAAAGAAAACAGCCCCTTCACCTCACTAGTGAAGGCCCACTCTGATCATCTGAACAGTTACGTTTCCTGCAACTTCGTCGACACCAAAGACATTCGTCAAAATCCCAATCCTAGCGAATGGCTAGCATCTCAGATGAAAAACTGTCACGTGCTAGTCTACGTGTCACCGTTGATGCGGCGGTATTTATTAAACGAGGAGCCTTTTAGCAACAATGCCTACCACACCACAGTCgttgaaactgttaaaaatCTGACATCACCCGATATGCTCAAGGGGCGCACGAGAAAGGCGTTTATTTTGCCAGGCTGCTTCGACGGGGATGCGGAAGCAGCCAGGAAACTTGCAAAGAGGTTCAAACTGCCCTGTCATCTGGTGGTGCAGCAGAAGAAACCAGGACCGGACCATGAAGTTGAACTGAACTCGTCTTGTGAACTCCTACACCAGATTCTAGGCACCAGAATGTGCCCTTGCTTGACCTGTTTCGCGTGCGTGGACTCGACCGCCACAACCGAGGCGCTGCTGGACGCGGTGCAGGAGTTGTCACTAGATGAAACTTTGGTGAGGGAAAACCAACAGTCTGGTGAACTGCCAGTACATCTTGCTAACCCCGAGCAGGTACCGTTCCTAGATGCTTCTATGTctggtttgggttttttcaGCAGTCCTGACTCGCCCTACGTCAGCATTGGAGTGGATGAACCGAACGAGGCGAACTTCCCGTACGAGGACGACAAAGATAAAGACTCTGTTAGCTTCATCCAGCCAGAGGACATCCGTTTTAGTTTAGGTAGTCAGCTGAGTTTGGAGAATGTCGAGGAGAATTTGGGCAGATTGAACAGAAAAAACGACTGGTAG
- the LOC112572243 gene encoding uncharacterized protein LOC112572243 isoform X2, whose translation MAQPTFPSNPCFLKHDNSIVFVVNKLIVQLSYDIWVMPLDIYGDDLLDKYRFHTHVTISPPVLAELEALSELATETEATPTSGATDKPNIFNSHVTIAVATLLSVVVLGVLITVAFKKGYIQKVNVRFPRVCCYRHQTVDILLLYIHKENSPFTSLVKAHSDHLNSYVSCNFVDTKDIRQNPNPSEWLASQMKNCHVLVYVSPLMRRYLLNEEPFSNNAYHTTVVETVKNLTSPDMLKGRTRKAFILPGCFDGDAEAARKLAKRFKLPCHLVVQQKKPGPDHEVELNSSCELLHQILGTRMCPCLTCFACVDSTATTEALLDAVQELSLDETLVRENQQSGELPVHLANPEQVPFLDASMSGLGFFSSPDSPYVSIGVDEPNEANFPYEDDKDKDSVSFIQPEDIRFSLGSQLSLENVEENLGRLNRKNDW comes from the exons ATGGCACAGCCTACATTTCCATCGAACCCTTGTTTCCTG AAACATGACAACAGTATTGTATTTGTGGTCAACAAGCTTATTGTCCAATTGTCCTATGATATATGG GTGATGCCACTGGACATATATGGCGATGATTTACTTGATAAATACAGGTTCCATACACATGTGACCATTTCACCTCCAGTGCTAGCAG AGCTAGAGGCTCTTTCAGAGCTAGCAACTGAAACTGAAGCCACTCCTACTTCTGGAGCCACAGATAAACCAAACATCTTTAATTCCCATGTTACCATAGCAGTGGCAACTCTTCTGTCAGTGGTGGTTCTTGGTGTGCTTATCACAGTTGCTTttaagaaag GTTATATTCAAAAGGTGAACGTTAGATTTCCTCGGGTTTGCTGCTACAGACACCAAACTGTAG ACATTCTCCTTTTGTATATACATAAAGAAAACAGCCCCTTCACCTCACTAGTGAAGGCCCACTCTGATCATCTGAACAGTTACGTTTCCTGCAACTTCGTCGACACCAAAGACATTCGTCAAAATCCCAATCCTAGCGAATGGCTAGCATCTCAGATGAAAAACTGTCACGTGCTAGTCTACGTGTCACCGTTGATGCGGCGGTATTTATTAAACGAGGAGCCTTTTAGCAACAATGCCTACCACACCACAGTCgttgaaactgttaaaaatCTGACATCACCCGATATGCTCAAGGGGCGCACGAGAAAGGCGTTTATTTTGCCAGGCTGCTTCGACGGGGATGCGGAAGCAGCCAGGAAACTTGCAAAGAGGTTCAAACTGCCCTGTCATCTGGTGGTGCAGCAGAAGAAACCAGGACCGGACCATGAAGTTGAACTGAACTCGTCTTGTGAACTCCTACACCAGATTCTAGGCACCAGAATGTGCCCTTGCTTGACCTGTTTCGCGTGCGTGGACTCGACCGCCACAACCGAGGCGCTGCTGGACGCGGTGCAGGAGTTGTCACTAGATGAAACTTTGGTGAGGGAAAACCAACAGTCTGGTGAACTGCCAGTACATCTTGCTAACCCCGAGCAGGTACCGTTCCTAGATGCTTCTATGTctggtttgggttttttcaGCAGTCCTGACTCGCCCTACGTCAGCATTGGAGTGGATGAACCGAACGAGGCGAACTTCCCGTACGAGGACGACAAAGATAAAGACTCTGTTAGCTTCATCCAGCCAGAGGACATCCGTTTTAGTTTAGGTAGTCAGCTGAGTTTGGAGAATGTCGAGGAGAATTTGGGCAGATTGAACAGAAAAAACGACTGGTAG
- the LOC112572252 gene encoding uncharacterized protein LOC112572252 isoform X2, protein MTTEMALSCSTPVVVPAFWFASFFSSLVSGKEWEPTIISEYDNVTCKLRMRIAPSLDTAFSYDVAAVRTDGQEEYEDRCLNVRGKLEVHCEISGIPTDTPCEYQIMVQARDVYGKAISQIHRNATRICISSGSRCWHVSNDSRQHKDTALECGNQLLTGEN, encoded by the exons ATGACAACAGAAATGGCCTTGTCGTGCTCAACGCCAGTGGTGGTGCCAGCTTTCTGGTTTGCATCTTTCTTTTCCAGTTTGG TGTCCGGCAAGGAGTGGGAACCGACCATCATCAGCGAGTACGACAATGTCACCTGCaagctgcgcatgcgcattgcGCCCTCTCTGGACACAGCGTTCAGCTATGACGTAGCAGCAGTACGGACTGATGGCCAGGAAGAGTACGAAGACCGCTGCTTAAAC GTTCGGGGCAAGCTTGAAGTTCACTGTGAAATCTCAGGCATTCCAACAGACACCCCTTGTGAATACCAAATAATG GTTCAGGCGAGAGACGTGTATGGTAAAGCCATCAGCCAGATCCATCGCAATGCTACGCGGATTTGCATCTCAAGCGGTTCAC GTTGCTGGCATGTGAGTAACGACAGTAGGCAACACAAGGACACAGCACTCGAATGTGGAAACCAGCTGTTGACGGGAGAGAACTGA
- the LOC112572252 gene encoding uncharacterized protein LOC112572252 isoform X1 gives MTTEMALSCSTPVVVPAFWFASFFSSLVSGKEWEPTIISEYDNVTCKLRMRIAPSLDTAFSYDVAAVRTDGQEEYEDRCLNVRGKLEVHCEISGIPTDTPCEYQIMVQARDVYGKAISQIHRNATRICISSGSHTQATVRSESSTRWETNGSQSSPPSETIASGNSSSPVEADSSWRLILIILFAVVTLFVLAAVFIVCIKKSLRHRQMGCWHVSNDSRQHKDTALECGNQLLTGEN, from the exons ATGACAACAGAAATGGCCTTGTCGTGCTCAACGCCAGTGGTGGTGCCAGCTTTCTGGTTTGCATCTTTCTTTTCCAGTTTGG TGTCCGGCAAGGAGTGGGAACCGACCATCATCAGCGAGTACGACAATGTCACCTGCaagctgcgcatgcgcattgcGCCCTCTCTGGACACAGCGTTCAGCTATGACGTAGCAGCAGTACGGACTGATGGCCAGGAAGAGTACGAAGACCGCTGCTTAAAC GTTCGGGGCAAGCTTGAAGTTCACTGTGAAATCTCAGGCATTCCAACAGACACCCCTTGTGAATACCAAATAATG GTTCAGGCGAGAGACGTGTATGGTAAAGCCATCAGCCAGATCCATCGCAATGCTACGCGGATTTGCATCTCAAGCGGTTCAC ATACTCAAGCAACCGTTCGCAGTGAGAGCAGTACCAGATGGGAGACCAATGGCAGCCAGTCTAGCCCCCCGTCGGAAACTATTGCTAGCGGAAACAGTTCTTCTCCGGTTGAAGCTGACTCATCTTGGCGCCTTATTCTAATCATCCTTTTTGCAGTGGTCACTTTATTTGTGTTGGCGGCAGTGTTTATAGTTTGCATCAAGAAGTCACTGAGACACAGACAAATGG GTTGCTGGCATGTGAGTAACGACAGTAGGCAACACAAGGACACAGCACTCGAATGTGGAAACCAGCTGTTGACGGGAGAGAACTGA